A window from Peromyscus eremicus chromosome 1, PerEre_H2_v1, whole genome shotgun sequence encodes these proteins:
- the Cabp4 gene encoding calcium-binding protein 4 — protein sequence MATEHGSQLLPDPQKTPEGAVSPGSAAEGSALTRRRSKKERRLPGSQKASSGKQSSGQGSEASGSSKNPPKTRAGQDEPSSAPPGQASHRQSHRHRPDPQQDAAQRTYGPLLNRIFGKDRELGPEELEELQAAFEEFDTDQDGYIGYRELGDCMRTLGYMPTEMELLEVSQHVKMRMGGFVDFEEFVELISPKLREETAHMLGVRELRIAFREFDKDRDGRITVAELRQAAPALLGEPLEGTELDEMLREMDLNGDGTIDFDEFVMMLSTG from the exons ATGGCAACAGAGCATGGCTCACAGCTGCTTCCTGACCCCCAGAAGACCCCCGAAGGAGCTGTGTCTCCTGGGAGTGCTGCTGAAGGCTCCGCCTTGAccagaagaaggagcaagaaggAGAGGCGGCTGCCAGGGTCTCAGAAGGCCAGCTCTGGAAAGCAGTCCTCTGGCCAGGGCTCTGAAGCCTCAGGAAGCAGCAAGAACCCCCCAAAGACTAGAGCGGGGCAGGATGAGCCATCCTCAGCACCGCCTGGGCAAGCCTCTCACCGACAGTCCCACCGACATCGTCCTGACCCCCAGCAGGACGCTGCCCAAAGGACTTATGGGCCCCTGCTCAACCGCATCTTTGGAAAG GATCGTGAACTGGGCCCTGAGGAGTTGGAGG AGCTTCAGGCTGCCTTTGAGGAGTTTGACACTGACCAGGATGGCTACATCGGCTACCGGGAGCTGGGTGACTGCATGCGGACGCTGGGCTACATGCCCACGGAGATGGAGCTCCTTGAAGTGtcacagcatgtgaagatgcgcA TGGGTGGCTTTGTGGATTTTGAAGAGTTTGTGGAGCTGATAAGCCCAAAGCTGAGGGAGGAGACAGCTCACATGTTGGGTGTACGAGAGCTCCGCATCGCCTTCCGAGAG TTTGACAAGGACAGGGATGGACGGATCACAGTGGCAGAGCTGCGGCAGGCAGCACCCGCTCTGCTGGGGGAGCCACTAGAGGGCACTGAGCTGGATGAGATGTTGCGGGAGATGGACCTCAATGGGGATGGCACCATAGACTTCGATG AATTTGTAATGATGCTATCTACTGGCTGA
- the Tmem134 gene encoding transmembrane protein 134 isoform X2, producing the protein MSATRPQFSIDDAFELTLEDSGPGPESSGVARFGPLHFERRARFEVADEDKQSGLRYQNLENDEDGAQASPEPDGGVSTRDSGHMSMRSSQWSFSTISSTTQRSYNACCSWTQHPLIQKNRRVVLASFLLLLLGLGVSSAIFFVPGVLLLVPGVYHVIFIYCAVKGHRGFQFFYLPYFEK; encoded by the exons ATGAGCGCCACCCGACCCCAGTTCAGTATCGATGATGCCTTCGAGCTGACCCTGGAGGACTCAGGGCCTGGGCCTGAGTCCAGCGGGGTCGCCCGCTTCGGGCCGCTGCACTTCGAGCGCCGGGCCAGGTTCGAGGTGGCTGATGAAGACAAGCAGTCCGGGCTGCGCTACCAG AACCTGGAAAATgatgaggatggagcccaggcctCTCCAGAGCCCGATGGGGGAGTCAGCACCAG GGATTCTGGGCACATGTCCATGCGTAGTTCTCAGTGGTCCTTCAGCACCATCAGCAGCACCACCCAGCGCTCCTACAATGCCTGCTGCAG CTGGACCCAACATCCTTTGATCCAGAAAAACAGACGGGTAGTTCTGGCCTCctttctgctcctgctgctggggCTAG GTGTCTCCAGCGCCATCTTCTTCGTGCCAGGCGTCCTGCTGTTAGTCCCGGGAG TCTACCACGTGATCTTCATCTACTGTGCTGTCAAGGGCCACCGGGGCTTCCAATTCTTCTACCTGCCCTACTTTGAGAAGTGA
- the Tmem134 gene encoding transmembrane protein 134 isoform X1, producing the protein MSATRPQFSIDDAFELTLEDSGPGPESSGVARFGPLHFERRARFEVADEDKQSGLRYQNLENDEDGAQASPEPDGGVSTRDSGHMSMRSSQWSFSTISSTTQRSYNACCSWTQHPLIQKNRRVVLASFLLLLLGLVLILVGVGLEVAPSPGVSSAIFFVPGVLLLVPGVYHVIFIYCAVKGHRGFQFFYLPYFEK; encoded by the exons ATGAGCGCCACCCGACCCCAGTTCAGTATCGATGATGCCTTCGAGCTGACCCTGGAGGACTCAGGGCCTGGGCCTGAGTCCAGCGGGGTCGCCCGCTTCGGGCCGCTGCACTTCGAGCGCCGGGCCAGGTTCGAGGTGGCTGATGAAGACAAGCAGTCCGGGCTGCGCTACCAG AACCTGGAAAATgatgaggatggagcccaggcctCTCCAGAGCCCGATGGGGGAGTCAGCACCAG GGATTCTGGGCACATGTCCATGCGTAGTTCTCAGTGGTCCTTCAGCACCATCAGCAGCACCACCCAGCGCTCCTACAATGCCTGCTGCAG CTGGACCCAACATCCTTTGATCCAGAAAAACAGACGGGTAGTTCTGGCCTCctttctgctcctgctgctggggCTAG tgcttatCCTGGTCGGCGTGGGACTGGAGGTGGCCCCCTCTCCAG GTGTCTCCAGCGCCATCTTCTTCGTGCCAGGCGTCCTGCTGTTAGTCCCGGGAG TCTACCACGTGATCTTCATCTACTGTGCTGTCAAGGGCCACCGGGGCTTCCAATTCTTCTACCTGCCCTACTTTGAGAAGTGA